In Engraulis encrasicolus isolate BLACKSEA-1 chromosome 2, IST_EnEncr_1.0, whole genome shotgun sequence, the sequence ACACAGTCCCATAATGGGCTTTGTTTTGTAGCATCCATTTTAGTATTTGTGTCGTTTCTCTGTAGTCTTTTTTGTAAGCTTAGTAATTTTTGTACAGTATTTTCTATTGTGGTGttaatttttgtatttattaatcCGTTATGTATAAAAAAAAGACGTCTAGTACATTTTTTGCCTTATGGGTATGCCTGCTACTTCTCAGCGTTAAAGAGATGCCATTTATGTGGGTTATAGCATCACTGGATTTAATTAGTGCTTTAAGACAATCAGGTTATTGCCCTTTAAGTCAAGGGTTATGTTAATGAATCTGTTTTGTTTAATGTGCAAACCTCAAAAAAAAGTCTACCTGAAGTATGTGTGCTAATAAATAAAGTACTGAATATTAAAAACTGGATTGAGGTATTGTATTACATACCTCCTTCTACAGAGATGTACAACCCATGGCAAACGTATGGAATCGCCAATcttggaggatgttcattcagtcgtTTTAATTGTGTAGAAAATAAGGACACCTCAAGAATGAACATCGACCAAATTGACATACTCTAAGAccggtgattccatactttttgccatgGGTTGTACAACCAGACATACATTGACTAACACTCAAGGACACAAGCCAAATCATGTATGAAATTAATGCATACATACCTCAAACAATACATGACCTTAAATTGATTTCCAATCTGTTGCATATTTTGGAAAATCATTTAATGAATTTCATGATTTAGGTGTACATGAAATTACACATTCGTCAAGTCAGTACACACAGTGTAACAATTTCTGTTAGCCAAGCTCTCTCAGCACAGTAAATGAGAAACAAAAATAGCTTTAAGAAAAAATCtggtcacagacaaacacagcctTAACTTTAAATGACTGGTGAAATGCTCTGCCACGCAGCTGAGTACACTGATATTTTTGAACTGTGTTGCCTCGTAGGTCCACGGTTAAGAGATAACTAAAAATGGCACAATAATTCAAAACATAAAATGACATTTTAAACCAGCAGTCTCTCAATGGACATCTGCACAGTCTGAATCTGTGGCTTGAGCTGCGAGCCTTCTTTAATTGTGACCGATGTCGCAATGACTGGTCGGGACACGCCGCAGGCCCGACCCAGAGCTTGCTTGgagcgcacaaacacatacgggACGTTCTTGTCCTCACACAGCAGTGGCAGATGGAGGATGATCTCCAGGGGTTCCGCATCTGCTGCCATCACGATGAACTCTGAGATCCCTCGGTTCAGAGTTTTGGTGGCTGTGTGTGGAAAGAAAGTGTCGAAGGTTCGTTTATTGCTAATACTTAGATACAGGGATTACAACACCCGCAGTAATCAGATCAGACAACGGAAAACCCCCAAATAATATCAGATGAGTAAACCCATGGCGCTGCCTCAGGCTtgtcagttctaaacacattggagTTAATTAATGAATCCCAGTGCCCATTGTAAAAATCAATATCTTCCAGCAGCGAAGGGAATACAGTTGCCCCGCCGGGACTCAAAAACAGACCTTCTAGGGTACAGTACTTAAGTGGGGCTCAGACAGCTACACCAAAGACCCAAACGgcaacagtcagagcacacccacaaccctagtgatggccactccactTGTTGGAGAGCTACTTTATCAATCCCTGTATGGAGCGAAGGGGAgcagagttgcccagccgggactcaaacccggaccttttggggtagtaaactggggctcaaactgaccgctacaccaaagagccaggcttgttggcgtgacagtcagaacacacccacaactctagtgatggtcactccatcacacagtaCCCAGAGTAAAAATCAACATCTTACCTTCATTGGCACCCTTGCGCAGCTGCTTGTAGTTAGATGCTTGTTGCACAAGATCCAGGATAGTTTTGCTCAACGTCGCATCAGCCAGTGGGTAGGCTTTGGGATTCACATCTGCCTCGGTCTATAAAACAAACATGTCAGAATGTTGACATCATTATCCACAGTACAGACATGGCAAGCCTGCTCGTATCACAGTAGGGGATAGGTGATTAATTGTTCATTAATAATAAATGAATGCAGATGAGCCTCGAACATTACAGACACTTAGCACATGGAAGAGTTTCCCCTTCCCATGCACCCTGCTATAATTTCTGACCTCCTGGGGAAGGTAGAGCTAAAGCTCACAGTAATGCTagatgaaaaataataactggctCCTATTGACTGCTGGTCTTATCATTGCTGTCTATCCAACTAAGCAGTTGGGAAGTAGGATAAATGACTGACAAACTTAAGTTTATGTAAGGCTAATTCATTATTAAAACACAGATTAACCATGTAGTCAAATCAAAATGGGGCTCTTATATTTAACACTTGGTCAGAATTGACATAGCTAGTTACAGTAATTACCCATATTCAATCCAGACACTCAAACTACGAGTGCCATTCTAATCAAATGTACTTAAGTCTCAAAAAATATATGTAAGAGTCCGTACAGAAGTTTGAAATgtcgtttgaccagtctccaacgAGCAGTTAAACTAAACAGGCTATATCTCCCAGcgctggagaacacacacacacacacacgacacagcggCAGAAGCAACAGCAGATTTATGATCAGTGGTCATAAGATATTGATCAAGATATCCCCCCCCATACGCCATCAACCAACCCTACAACAAAAACTTGTGCAAAGTCCAATGTAAATAACTTCTGTAAATTGAGAAATGCCAGAAGTTGCCTTAGAGCACAACAGAATGATGCGTGGTAGCACAGTTGCTGGCAACACGTGGGGTCGGGGTAACTTAGAAGAACCCTTCAGAACCTAAGTCATGTTGAGATTTGGCATTTACTGTACACCGGTGACGACTCCTCCATCATCCTTAAGCATAAACAGGAGTTATTGTGCTGGATACATGCGTAAACAAAATCCACAGGGCCTGCATTAGATACTAATTTGGTAGTTAGCAAGAGCTAATTTAGCAATGATGCATGGCTTACCATTTTCCCAGACTTCTATGAGCTTCGTTTGATAAGTGGTCCTCTCGGCGAGTGCTTCACGGAGGACAAAGTTTTGTTTTTAAGCAGCTCGAACGAGCCTGGGTGTAAATAATAAGAGACAAAAGTGATACACAGCGCACACAGACCACTACTTTTCAATGAGTTTGACGGTGCGTTTCTGAATCATACAGGCAAGACCGGCGGACGCGGAGGCGTGCCCAAATGGAATGTCATAAACTTGCGCCAAAGTATGTATCAAATtaaaagcactgcattttcccagAGAGGGTTATGTTAACCGGCTGTGATTTTCCTAGATCCATATTGTAAATCCAAAAAGCAATCTTTTTGCAACTGTTCCTTGGTGTACTTTACAGCACAGTCATCTCAGTTGTAGTATTGGCATATTCCATATGACCATTCAGATCATAAACATCAGATATCTGTGGTTCATATTTGTGTGGAATGAAGTGAGAGAAACTCATGTGTCATAgtttctaaatgtaaatcacaaCCAGAGTTGAATATTCAGTTATTATAACTATGACCATGGTAATGGTACACACATGCATCATTACACTTACCTGATGCACTTTCACCTAGTCTAATTGTTAGAGGGGCGACTTTCCAAGAACACTTTATTGTAGAGCTCTAAGGTGACTCATGACCATCTTTGGCTCGTGCAAGTGCTTGGATTGGTTGCCGCTTCCGTGGAGTCCGGGGTAGGACGCCAGGTCAGCCATATCTGCCTTTTCCCACTCGACTGAAGGAGAGAAACAGTCATGAAAGGAATCAGACCCTTAAATCAGCTTTCTGTGAGTTTTGTAAACGATTTACTGATTCAGCTTGTGCGTGGTTTGGTGTATGGTTCTGATAACAATACGATTGTGAAAGAGTGGTGTAGTTAGCGAGCTAACTAGATTTAAATGAACGTCGCTAGAACCTTTGCTAACCGGTTCCTAGTGTAACCTGGCCTCCTTCAGATGGGTATGATGTGTATGTATCCGATGTGGCTAAATATGTGACTGTGAAGTTTTGCTAGCGTATAAAGGCAGAATACTACACATTTGGTGACACAAGGAATGACAATCAAAATAGTCCCCAAAAGGAGAACCTTAGCGAGGTTTGGTGGCGGTTTTCCTAGCAACAGCTGTAGCATAGCTTGCTAATGTTGCGGTGTCTTTGAAGGTCACTCTTGATATGACGTTTGATCTTTGGTATAAACTGAAAATGTGACATAACATTGCCAGCCAATATGTCAGTGGATATATTCATTCGAGTTTGAAGGAACTCATCTTGCCGATGTGTCCTGGGAGCTGAGCAGGGAAATGTCCCTCTGGGTTGTGTGTGGTTAGCTCCACCTCACaaagattcccagattcacgctcccatctcattacactcccatttcatctcgctcccactagccagactaacggtaccaccgccatattacggagccagttatcttgttgatgttagttttttgtttctaaccctaaccttaaccttaaccctaaccctaaacctaaccctaaccttaaccctaaccctaaccctaaccctaaccctaaacctaaacctaaattgcttgtatgtggcagtatatgataatacgtgaaatataatcgggtggggaccgcaagtccgggagtgatagaaacaccggggaccgcacgtccgggagcgaactccgttgggagtctcagtctgtatgccctCACAAACTAGCTCTGTCACTTCAGTGAGCAACTCGTAGTGCTAGTTATTATTAGTTCTATTTAAAAACTGGTCAAACTTACTGGCTTGCTGTCATGCCACTTGTCACATTGATTCAAAGCCAACATTGCCTTTAGTTAAGCAGCTCTTTGTGTGTGGTATGGTGATAGAGAAATGGAGTTAGGTTAGTTAATTGGATGTCTTTGTTTTTATTTGCTCAAGTTTTTCTTTGGTTATAAAGTTGCTATGGTCATAATGATGTAATGCTCATGtcgcaaattggtaatgaaaggtTGACTTGAAGGGTTTTCAGACGGGCCTGCATTTTGATCGACCTAGAATTCTCGTTATAATATGATAATAGACATGGAGCATTTGATTTGTCAAAGCCGATTAGAAATCAAACATTATTCTTCAAAAAACAGTTGTGCTGCAAGCCATAAACGCATGTTTTTGTCATCTATGTTCCATTCTCCCCTTCCGTGCCATTGCCTCCAAGTCAACACAAGGTAAAGTGATAGGTCATGTGAGGTCATAGTAGTGAAACCAAAGATAGCAGCAACACGTAGACTAGCTCCTGCCCCCTGGTGCCAACACCTTGGTAGATATGCTTGACCGCTCTTGTCCATTTGAAGATACTCTGTCATGTCGGAGGCTCCACTCTGGATTTCTGAGTCTAGTTTTTCTCTGTATTTTATATTCTTAACAGAAACGATGTTATGCAGCTTCCAGAAGCGGCTCGCTGATCGACCCACTGCCCGTGAATCCCCGCAAAGTACCAGTAAAGCCAGTCTTCCAGCCACAGGATGTCCAGGTAAGCTCCTAAGCACCTTCAATGTTtatcaaaataaacatttaaaacctgTATCTAAAGTGGTGCTCATATTGGATTTACACTGTGGTGAATCATTATACATTCCTTGTAGTGgagtgttgtgttgcattgtgtggCACTAACTGTTCCTGACGGTGGCCAGTCCGGCTTCAGAGCACCCTCATGATGACTTCCTTGCTCTCTTTCCTCAGGTGTCCAAGCTACCCAGCGGTATGCTGGTCGCCTCCCTTGAAAACTACTCTCCCACCTCCAAGATCGGAGTGTTTGTTAAAGCCGGCAGTCGGTACGAGACGCCTGACAATGTAGGACTCACACATGTGCTGCGGTTAGCTGGAAACCTGGTAAGATTTGCACACAAAACGCATCTGTGCGTGTCGGGCCATTATTGGTCATTTCCCTAAATCATTCCTTGCTGCTTTTTCTGTGCAGACTACAAAAGGGGCATCAGCCTTTAAGATCTGCCGGAGTGTTGAAGCTGTAGGAGCCTCTCTCAGGTGACTTTGCCATTGTTGTCCTCTTATGACCTTTGGTGTAAGCATGTGAAgactttttttgtttctgttgttgttcttgttattAAGAACTGCATTCATGAGCTAAGTGTGGGTTTGTTTCTTGCAGTATAACATCATCAAAAGAGCACATGGTTTACTCAGCCGAATTCCTGAGAGACGACTTGTGAGTTTCTTGCTTTTTCCTGGGTATAAAGGTTTCTAAGTCTAAACATTTCTGTAGTGATAGTCAGATCAGATTAGATATTATTTGGGGGGGGGAAACGCTGTCCTTATTTACCAGTGTCTATTTCTAACACTTTGTAAAATGTGAGTGTAAGTCATAAGCATAGCACCTGCATGAGAAACAATGTAATTGTATTAATGTAATTTTTAAGGGAGG encodes:
- the LOC134434916 gene encoding NHP2-like protein 1, whose translation is MTEADVNPKAYPLADATLSKTILDLVQQASNYKQLRKGANEATKTLNRGISEFIVMAADAEPLEIILHLPLLCEDKNVPYVFVRSKQALGRACGVSRPVIATSVTIKEGSQLKPQIQTVQMSIERLLV